Below is a genomic region from bacterium.
TAGCTGTCATGTCCTCCAGCCGACCAGGGTGTCGTGGGCGGTCCGTCTCTCGCAGCCGGATCGCTGCACGATGCCGACCCCGTCCGATTCGACCGTGGTGTTCGTGCACCCGCCTGCTTCGTAGGCCTGGTAGGTCACGCGACCGCGGTCCACGGGGACGGGCTCGCCATCTAGGCCGAGCGCGGACGGCTCGCTCCACCGTACTTCAATCGGCGGGTCGTCGCACCGGGTGAAGAGTTCGGACCACACGACCGGCGATCGGAGATGGTCCCCGTCGCACAGGAGGTAGCGCACCACCACGTCCTCGCCGGTGTCGAGACCCTCGATCCTGGCCGGCCACCGGCTCGGGCCCTGGCCGCCGGGGGTGCAGGGTCCGATGGTGAGGCGGTAGCGGGCGCCCGGCTCCCACGCGAAGTCCCTGGTGTTGGGATCGAGGGGCGTGGACGGCAAGGATGAGTCCGTTCCCGGCAGGATGGCGCCATCGCAGTCGTATCCACCCCAGTTGACGGCCAGATCCCGGGGATGGCGGGGATTCCACTGGATCCCGGTGTGGGCGCCTCCTTCGTGGCGTGCCGGCGACCAGAAGGACGCCTGGATGGCGAAGAAGGCCAGGCGGCTGACCTCCGGCGGCTTCAGCACCTCCAGGATCACCGAGACCGATGCCAGGGGAACATCGGGAACATCCCACCAGACGTGGAACGAGGAGGCCCCGTTGGGGGATGGCGGCAACCCGCGCTCCCGGAGCGGACCGCTCACCTACGGCCCTGTCCTGGTGGCGGGATCACCCGGGGGCGCCGTAGTGCCTGGCCGGCGCAGGAGCTGGGACAGTTCCGGGGCCAAACGGGAGCCTCCTTACAAGGGGATGGTGGGTGGAAGGAAGGAGACAACGAGCGTTGCCCTGCTGTAGTCGCCGTCGGTTCCGACACCCAGAGCTATCGGGCCCAGCCATCGTGACAGCATCGAGAGCAATCCGTCATCCGTCCCCATCCCGGTGGAACCTATCCGGTCGATGACGGTGGCAAGGTCGACGTAGGCCAGGAGAAGTGGGTCGTAGGAGATCTGCTCGACAGTCCGGCGGTATCGATCGGTGTCGGATATCCGACCTCTCGTACCCTGCTGGACGGCCACCGTGGTCTCGAGCGCATCTGCACTTGTTCCGATGGTGAGGAACCCACCATTGAGTATGTAACCGAACGAGAGATCCTCGTCCTCCATCACTTGAGCGGGCCGGCCGCCGCCAAAGTCGAGTTCTTGCAGGGACACGCCGGTCAGCGAAGTGACACCGCCCGTGATGCGGTCCATCGTCCCTGCCAGGGCGTTCGCGGACAGGGGCCGGTGGGATAGCGCGGCTACCGCCTCGACGAAGGAACCCTGGCGGTCAGGGCTGTGGGCGGCTATGACCAGCTGACCGCCCAGATGGTCGAACAGGTCTGCCTCGAGGTCGAGCCCGGTCCCGAGATCCACGAATCCCAGAGCGAGGTCCAGGGCATCGGCCAGCGTGGCGCCCTGATCGAAGTCCCCGCCATCCTCACCCGACGGCAGGTCGAACAGGTAGCCGCCCGGAATCAGACCCGCTATCTCGCACCCGCCAAGGACTTCCCGCCAGCGGTCCATGTCGGGATCGAACCCAATGGAGACGAACCCCAACGCATCGGCCGGGACGATGGCATCCGTGACAACGGCCGAGGTATCGGTCCACCAGCTGGTCACATCCGGCGTCGCCAGATCGACGACCAGGCCGTCACCGACCCAATCGGCCGAGATCATCAACCACTCAGGCGTGTCGAACGGGACTCCTGGGCAGAAGCTGCGATCGGGATCACCCATCCGCCCGGCGAGCCACTCCAGGTCCACGTACGCCGACGCGAAACGCCCGTCGCGCGCCGCGGCCCTTGCCTCCTGGAAGCGCCGGGCGGAGCCGAGGGCATCGGGATGATCGCCGTAGATTCTCTCCAGCATCCCTTCAATCAGCCCGCTGTCGGTGCCGAAGAGAACGAGGTTTCCGGCCTGGGCGTAAACCTGTTCCTCCATCCACCCGTTGCCGGTTCCCGCCCAGAGAACGCCATCATCGACTACCTGGCGCTCGAACGAAGTTGGCGCCCTCCGCTCCTGTTTCTCGAGCCAACCCTGCAAGAACTCGGCGGCCGCATCTCTGTCACTCGCCGCCACGGTGACCGCCACGCCGATACCGCCGTCCTCCAGGTCGACCACCGCCGCCGACACCTCGGTCCCTATCCAGGTGCCAAGTCCCCCGAGGACGGTCTCGATGGCATCGGGCAGGATGCCCTCTCCCTCGTCTTCCAACCCGCCGAGCCCTTCGAGTTCATCGAGCTGATCGAACAGCAAAGGAAGGATCCCGGAAGGACTCTCTCCAAGTGCCAGGTCCAGCCACACGTAGGCGACGGCGTCCTCCGGGTAGTACGAGGCGGACGCCTCTGGCCGAGTCACGGAACCGGGACGGTCCTCGGAAAGTACCCGCCAGACCCACACGGACGCGACAGCGGCTGCTACCAGTGCGACTGCGATCATCTCTTTACGGGTCACGGGTCACCACGGTACCGAAAGACCGTGACAAGCAGGCAGGCCACCGGCCTCGGTCGCTCGCCGCAGCCCTGGGATCGCCGGCTCCGCGATAATCAAAGGAACCGAGGCATCGACCCGATCACGACTGTCGGCATGGGGAGAGCACATGTCAACCAGTTCATCCCGCCCCGTACTCCGCGTCAGCGAGGAGGGTCGAGCGGCGCTGAGCGATCTGTTGCCGACCGAGGAACCGATCGAGTTCCGGCTCCAGGGGGTTCCGATCGCGGTCCTGATGCGCACTCCGGGCCATGACGAGGAGCTTGCCCGGGGCTTCGCCCTCACCGAGGGCATCATCCTGCACCCTGAGGAGCTGGCCGAGGTCCGGGCGCTGCCGGGCCTGGACGGGGCAGGACGCTATGACCTGGTCCTGGCCGAGGGGATCCGGGTCGACGAGGAGCAGTTTCGCCGCAACCTCTACGCCACCTCCTCATGCGGCGTCTGTGGCAAGGCCTCGATCGATGCAGTGCGGGTGGCGGCGCCGCCGCTCCCGGCCGGTCCGGTCATCCCCGGCGGCCTGCTGCAGGATCTTATGGAGTCGATGCGCTCGGCCCAGGCCGGCTTCGACGCCACCGGCGGGCTCCACGCCGCCGCCGCCTTCACCGGCGAGGGCGAGTTCCTGGGTGCCCGCGAGGACGTGGGCCGGCACAACGCCATGGACAAGCTGGTCGGCCGGCTTTCGTCCCGCCGCTGGCCGATGGGGGAGATGGTCATCACTGTCTCCGGCCGGGTGTCGTTTGAGTTGGTGCAGAAGGCGGCGGTGGCCGGGATCAGCATTCTGGCCGGCGTCTCGGCCGCCTCCTCCCTGGCGGTAGATCTCGCCGATGAGCTGGGCCTGACCGTGGCGGGCTTCGTCAGGCCGGGCGGATTCAACCTCTACACCCACCCCCACCGCATCGCGTCTCAGGACCAGAGGCCTCCTACCGACGATTGAGCGTTGAAACGCCTTGGCCAGGCGCCGCCCGCCTATCCCACCCCGAACCGCGGACCGGCCCGAACCCGAACCTTAGGTTCGTGGTGTGGTGTGGCGCGCCGTGAGCCTTAGGTTGGTGGTGCGTTGCGAGCCTTAGGTTCGTGGTGTGGTGTGGCGCGTTGTGAGCCTTAGGTTCGTGGTGTGGTGTGGTGCGTTGTGAGCCTTAGGTTCGTGGTGTGGTGTGGTGCGTTGTGAGCCTTAGGTTCGGTGTTCGGTGTCGCCGGCGAGCAGCTGGAGGATGTGGGGTAGCAACGGTTCGAGGGCGTCCATGCCCTCGGTCACGGCTTTCGGGCTGCCGGGAAGGTTGACCACCAGGCAGGCGCCGATCACACCCGCCACGCCGCGTGACAGGGCGGCCATGGGCGTGTGGCGCAGGCCTTCCGCCCGGATCAGCTCCGCCAGGCCGGCCGCCGGCCGGTCGATCAGGGCGGCGGTGGCCTCGGGGGTCACGTCCCGGGGGCCGAATCCCGTACCGCCCGTGGTGACGATCAGCCGGCGCCGCGGGGCCAGCCGCGCCAGCAACTCCTGGATCGTCTCCCGGTCGTCCGGGACCAGGTGGCGGTCGACCCCGAAGCCCAGCCCGGAGAGCCGGGCGGCTAGAACGTCGCCGGACGTGTCGGCCCGGGTCCCGTGGGTCACCCCGTCGCTCACGGTCACCGCAGATGCCTTGATGGTGTCCATGGCCCCCATGCTACGAGACCTTCACGCCACCCCGGACGCCCGATGCCGGTCCCGGGCGGGCTAGCCTGCCCGCGTGTCCTGGATCCTCCTCACCAACGACGACGGCGTGGACAGTCCCGCCCTCCCACCCTTCCGCGCCGCCCTCCGGTCGCTGGGAGAGGTGCGCACGGTGGTCCCGGCCGGGCAGCGAAGCTGGATCGGGAAGGCCCTGACCCGCTTCGAGCCCATCGAGGTGGCCGAAGTGGACCAGGATGGCGCCACTGTCGTGACCGTGTCGGGCACCCCGGCCGACGCCGTGCAGGTGGCGGCCGGGTACTTCGGATCACCTCCGGACCTGGTGGTCTCCGGCATCAACATCGGCTACAACCACGGCGCCGGTTACATCATCAGCTCCGGGACCGTCGGCGCCGCCTTCGAGGGATGGGAGCTCGGGATCCGGTCCGTCGCCTTCTCGACCGGGGTGCGGGGACGCTGGCACACCTGGTATCCGATCATGCGGTCCGCTTCCTCCGCCCCTGCCTGGAAGCGCCTGGCAGCGGTCTGCGCCGACATCCTGGGCGATCTGCTGGCCGCCGACCTCGTCGCCGACGTGGTCACCGTCAACCTCCCGTGGGAGGCCGACCTCGCCACCCCCCGCCGGGTGGTTCCGCCCGCCCGCGTCACCTACGGACAGATGCACGAGCGCCTTCCCGACGGGACCTACACCCACAACTACCAGGAGGACTTCGGAGAAATCCCGCTGGACACCGACATCGGTGTGAACCATGCGGGCGAGATCGCCATTACCCCCCTGATGGCCCCGGCTTCGCCTCCGGTTGCCGAGGAATCCCGGAACCGCCTGGAACGCCCGGCGGGGGCTGGCGAGAGAAAGGGCCGGAAGTGAGCTATCTCACTGATCGGGCCAGCCAATCCAAGCTACCCACGGTGGCGGCGCTCGCGGCGCTGCTCATCGCCACCTAAATGGATTGGCAATGGGTCTGGGGAGTGTTCTTCCTGTACTGGGCCGTTCTCGGCATCGTGACCGGCCAGGCCTTCGTGGTGCGAACCGTCGATCAAGATGAGAACCCTGCCCTCTTCTGGCTGATCAGCGTTACGTGGCTGGTGCTTGCCGCACTGTCCATCCTCTACGACCTCCTTCCCGAGAATGCCCTCCTCTGGTTGGGATAGAGCGGTGGCTGAAGGAAGAGGAATGCCCATCCTGCCGGTGGAGGCATACACCTCCAGAGAGTGGTTCGACCGCGAGCAGGAGCGCATCTTCTCCCGCACCTGGGCTTGCGCCGGTTTTGTCGAGGATGTCGCCCAGCCGGGGCAATACGTATCGGTGCAGGCCGGGCTCAACAACATCTTCATCGTCATGGGCAGGGACCGCCGGTTGCGGGCGTTCCACAACATCTGCCGCCACCGGGGGACGCAGTTGCTGAGGGCGGTGGGCAAGACCCAGCGCGCCATCGTCTGCCCCTACCACGACTGGACCTATGACCTCGAGGGGCGCCTCATCTCCGTGCCGGACCGGGAACGCCAGTTCCCGGGAGTCGACCTGGACTGCGTCAGCCTCAAGAAGGCCTCGGTGGACCTGTGGCGGGGGATGCTATGGGTGCATCCCGATGAGAACGCGGGTTCGATAATGGACTGGTTCGGCGAGGTGGAGCCGCACCTTGGCCCTCACGAGGTGGACGAGTTGGCCGAGTACCCGAAGGGCCGCACCGAGCACACCATCAAGGCCAACTGGAAGATTGTGGTCGAGAACTACATCGACGGCTACCACCTGGCGCACCTCCACTCCGGGACGCTGCGGATGTACGACCACTCGCGCATCGAGTCGGGCTTCGTCGGCCCGCACTTCGCGTTCTGGGAGCCCCTGGCGCCTGACTACGCCAAGGACGTCGAGAAGAACTCGCCCTATCCGCTGGTGATTCCAGCCGAGCAGGCGGGCGCGTGGGTGCCGATGCTCTTTCCCGGCATAGGACTGGCGGAGACCGAGAGCACCTGGTCCCTGTTCCATGTGAACCCTCTCTCGCCCGACCGCACCCGGGTGGTCATCCGCACCAGGGTGGCCGCCGTTCCGTACCGGGCCTTCGCCCGCCAGGCGGCGCGCTCGCGACGGTTCTGGGCCAGGCGCGTCTCCGGCAAGTTCGAAGGGCACGGAGACGACCCCATGGCCTCGGGCGACTTCATGGCCGAGGACATCTATGCCTGCGAGCAGCAACAGCGGTCCCTCCGGAGCCCCTACTTCGAGCATGGCCCCTCGTCGGTGGGCGAGGCCGGGGTACGAGAGCACCAGGAACTGGTGCGGCGCTGGGTCGAGGGATAGGTGGACGGAGCATTCCACCGGCTCCGGGTGTCGGCGACCCGGGCCGAGACCGAGCGGGCCACCAGCCTGGTCTTCTACGTTCCAGAAGGGCTGCGGGAGGCCTTTCGATGGAAGGCCGGTCAGCACGTCACGCTGCGCTTTCACCTCGGTGGGGGAGAGGTCCGCAGGCCCTACTCGATCTCCGATAGGCCGGAGGGCGGGCGTCTGCGTGTCACCGTCAAGCGGCACGAGAGCGGCCTGGTCTCGAATCACGTGAACGACCGCGTGGCCGCCGGCGACGTGGTGGAAGTGATGCCTCCCTTCGGCGGCTTCTACCTGGATCCGGATCCCAGGGCCCGGCGCACCTATTACTTCTTCGGTGCGGGCAGCGGCATCACGCCGTTGTTCGCCATGATCGGCTCCGTCCTGGTGTCCGAGCCCCACTCGGTGGCCCAGCTGGCCTATGGCAATGTCGACGCCGGATCGGCCATCTTCCGTGAGGACTTGGCCCGGATGGAGGAGGGCTCGGACGGTCGTCTCCGGGTCCGGCACGTGCTCTCGTCCTCCTCCCGGGCGCCGTCGCTCGCGCCTTGGAGACGCGGACGGATCGACGCCAGGTGCGTGGCCGATTTCATCAACGAGCATCCGCCGTACGCCCAGGACACCCGGTACTACGTCTGCGGCCCGGGAGGGATGAACGCCGCGGTCCGCCGTGCTCTCCTGGATATCGACGTGCCGGACACGCGTATCCACATGGAGAGCTACGGCCCGGTGGAGCCACCCGACGACTCGGTGGAGGGTGTGGCCGCGGACGCCACGGTACGGCTCGGAGGCGTGACCCTTACCGTTCCCGTGGCGGCCGGGCAGACGGTGCTGGGCGCGACGCGGGCTGCTGACCAAACCCCGCCGTATTCCTGCGAATCGGGAGTCTGCGGCGCCTGCCGGGCGAGGCTACGCCGGGGAAGAGTCCACCTCCGGGCCCGCATGGCCCTGACCGACGCCGACATCTCCGGAGGGACGATTCTTACCTGCCAAGCTCTACCCCTCACCCCCCGGCTCACGGTGGAATACGACTGAGACCGGGCTGCCGGACCAGGATCGGGTGTCAGCCGCCTTGGCGGGCGATCGCCTCGTACAGCGCGTTCGAGAGGGCGCGGGGGCGGGGGTCGGTGCCCGCATTCATGTACGTCTGGTTCATGGCATATCCGAAGCCCACTTCTGCGACCGGGTCGGCGTAGCCGAGGGGGCCTCCAATACCCTGCATCCCGAACGCCTCGTCGTTGGGTCCCAGCGACATGCCGCCACCGATGGAGCGGCCGTAGCCGAGGGCGACCCGGGATGCGCCTCCGAATACGGCATCGATGCCCCGGGCCTGTTCGGCCGAGTGGGCGACGACCGACTCCTCGGATACGATCCGCACCCCGTCGAGCGTGCCTCCCCCGGCCAGCATGGCGTACATGCGGGCCACGCTCCGGGCGTCGCCGATCCCGTTGATGGCCGGCGCTTCCGCCGTCCAGAGGTGGGGGTCGTTGGCCAGATCGACCGAACTCCGCCGCTCAGGGCCGATGAAGAGCGCGGCGCCGGCGGGATTATCCGGTGCCCAGATGGCCATCAGGAGGTCGGCTGCCGGGTCGGGATCGTGCAGGAGCCGGGCCACCCGCCCGTGCTGCTCGACGGGAAGCCCGATCCAGACGTCCAAGCCGAGCGGGCGGGATACCTCGTCCGCGAAGAACGTCCCGAGAGTACGGCCGTCGATCCGTCGCACCAGCTCGCCCACCAGCCAGCCGTAGCTGATCGAGTGGTATCCGAGGGTGGTTCCCGGCTCCCAGGCCAGGGGTGCGGCGGCGAGCCGGGCCGCGATCTCATCGGTGCGATGCCACCCCGCCGCGTCGTCACCGCTCACGAGATCCCAATACCCGGGGAAGGACGGAAGCCCGAGCGTGTGGCTGAGAATGTGCCGGACCAGCGCCCCGTCCTTACCCTGCGCGGCGAACTCGGGCCAGTAGGCGGCAATAGGGGCGTTCACGTCCATCAGGCCGCGGTCGGCCAGGACCTGGGCCACGAGGGCCGTCGCCCCCTTCGTCACCGAGAACAGGAAGACGAGCGTGTCCTGTGCCCACGGGCGCTCAGGCGTCGCCATCCCCGCCCAGACGTTGACCACGCATTCACCCCCCACGTAGGCGCAGAACTCGGCCCCCACCTCGCCCCGCATGGCGAAGTTCTCCTCGAACGCGTCGACGACCGGCTCGAAGCCCGCGGTCACGTGCCCGCTGATGTCGATCACTGTCGGCGTCTCACCCGATCAAGACACTACGGGGACGCTCCGACGCCGCGCAAAAGGTGGCGTGACAGCCGGCGACTCGCGGACCGACCATTCGCCGCCGGCGAGCCGTTGCAGCATCCGATTCCGGCGGCGCGCTAGTACCCTGGGGCCGCGTCCAGAGCGGAGGTGACGGCATCACCGACATGCGACCGATCGAACAGGTCGACTCCCAGGTGGCGGAGCTCATCCGTCGGGATGTGGCCCGCCAGAACACCCACATCCACCTGATCGCGTCGGAGAACTTCGCGTCGCCCGCCGTCATGGAGGCGTGCGGATCGATCTACACCAACAAGTATGCGGAGGGATACCCGGGTCGGCGCTACTACGAGGGTTGTGAATTCGTGGATGGCATCGAGAGCCTGGCCATCGACAGGGCCAAGGCCCTGTTCGGCGCCGAGTACGTCAACGTGCAACCCCACTCCGGCGCCCAGGCCAACATGGGGGTCTACTTCGCCCATCTCGAGCTGGGGGATACGGTGCTCGGCCTCAGCCTGGCCGAGGGTGGCCATCTGACCCACGGCTCTCCGGTGAACTTCTCCGGCCGCCTCTACCGGTTCGTGGCCTACGGGGTCGATCGCCGGACCGAGCGGATCGACATGGACGAGGTCAGGGCCAAGGCGCTAGAACATCGTCCCAAGATCGTCCTCGCCGGCTACTCCGCCTACTCCCGGCACCTCGACTACGCCGCCTTCCGGTCCATCGCCGACGAGATCGGGGCGCTGCTAATGGTGGACGCGGCCCACTTCATCGGCCTGGTGGCGGGCGGGGCGTCGCCCAACCCCGTGCCGATCGCCGACATCGTCACCGCCACCACCCACAAGGCGCTCCGGGGACCCCGGGGTGGCATGATCATGGCCAAGGAGCAGTACGGGGCCGGTCTCAACAAGGCAGTATTCCCCGACATGCAAGGTGGGCCGATCATCAGCCAGATCGCGGGCAAGGCGGTCTGCTTCGGCGAGGCTTCGACGGACGCCTACCGGGCCTATGCCCATCAGATCGTGGCCAACGCCTCGGCCATGGCCGGAGCGTTTATGGAGCGCGGGGTGCGGGTGGTTTCGGGCGGCACCGACAACCACCTGCTGCTGCTCGACATGCGATCCATCGACGAGGATCTGACCGGCAAGGAAGCCTCGACCCTCCTCGACTCGATCGGGATCACCCTTAACCGGAACGGTATTCCGTTCGACCCGAGGCCGCCCTACATCACCAGCGGCCTGCGCATCGGCACGCCGGGCATCACCACCTGCGGGATGGAAGAAGCCGAGGCGGCCCGGATCGCCGCCCTGATCACCCGCGCCCTCCGGCACCGGACGGACGAGGCGATCGTCGGGGAGGTCCAGAGCGACGTAGCGGAACTGGCCGCGGCCTTCCCTCCCTATCCCCCCGACTTCCCCGGCCACGTCTAGTACTCATCATCCCGGCAACTGACTTCGCCCTCCGCCCCTGGCAGGGCGACTTCAACTGAGTAACCACCACAGGGCAGCCGGCCCAGGGCAGCTTCGTGGAAGTGCCCTGGGTGGCAGCGCCCCTCCCCGGCATCCGGGTCGCGAATCACACCTCTTGAAGCCGGATGCGGATCACCGTACGTTCAACTGATGAGCGATACCGGCCACACTCGGCCATCACCGGGCGACACGCAAGAGCCCGCGAGACCCACCTTGAACAGAGTATCTGGATTCCTCGGATTCGATCGAGGTCGACTCCGCTTCAGCTATCACGCATTGAGGCGAATGGGCGAGCAGGGTATCACCCGTGAGATGGTGGAGACCGTCCTGGCTCGTCCAGGGCGGTGGTTCGAAGGAGACACCGCCCACGAGTATGAATCCACGGTGAAGGGCCGCCTATTACACGTCGTACTCTCCGCAGGCCCTCGACCGGGTATCGTCATTACCGTCTACTGGGTTGGCCGTTGAAGGGAGAATCGGATGCAGGTTCGTTATGACTCGGAGGCTGACGCGATCTTCCTGCGGCTGCGCCCCGCTCACGGAGGCGAAGCCGGCGGGCGGCGACTCGACGACACCCGCATCGCCCATCTCGACCACTCCGGCCGCGTCTTCGCGTACGAGTTCCTGTTCGTGAGCCGGGGTGTCTCCCTTGAGGGGATCGGAAGCGACGACGTAGCGCTAATCCGTGAAACGCTCCGGCCCGTGAGCCGGCTGGCGGTCGCCTGACGGCAGGTCTTTGATCCGACCCACCCTGACCGGCCTGCCCGGTTGCCCTGGCTCGGAAAGTGGAGCTTTAGATTATCATGATATTCTAAAGTTCATGGTGACGAAACCTTCTAAAACGGTTGTTGTCGTTTGTTTGTCGCCTGGTCCGAACCCCGTCCGCGCCGACCCGTAGGCTGTTCTCAGTCCATCGACGTCGGAACTGGAATCCGGCCATCCGCACCCGTCGAGCGGCGATTCGTAACCGGCGATCAGCCCCGGTTTATGCCCCTCTGCTGATTGTGAAGCTGATCACAAGCGGGCTACCATCCGGGCTGATGCCCGAGCCCGCCGGCCAGCACTCCTCCCACGCGGAAATCCCTCGACCCGCCCAGGGTTCAGCCCTCCGGACAGCGCATGCCGGAGTGACTTCAGCAGTGGCTGACGGATGGGTTGCAGGAGGCTCTTTCTTCGGTTCGATAATGGCCGGCACCCTGCTGGGCTGGCTTGCCGATCGATGGCTCGACACCGAACCATGGCTCATCGTGGCCGGCATCGTCCTGGGATCCGTTAACGGGTTCTATCGCTTGTGGATGGTGGTCAGGATCCCCACCGGGAAGCAGCCCGTTGCCGGCCGCTGAGACTCCTACCACGCACCCCGGCGGTCTGACCCGCCGCGAGGTCGAGGACTACCTGGCGGGTCGCCCTCCGGTCGAGCTCAACCTGGTGCGTTCCCTCCTGGGCCGCGCCGTGGTGGTGGGTCCGGTCGCGGTGGTGCTGGCGGGCCTCATCAGGGGCCTCGACGGCGCCGTGGCCGCGGCCATAGGGGTCGTCCTGGTGGTCGGTTACTACCTGCTGTCGGGCGCGCTCATGTCCTGGTTGGCTAGGGTGTCGCTCGGGGCCTATCATGCCGGTGCCCTCTTCGGGTTCGTGGCGCGACTCGGCCTGATAGTCGCAACGATGCTGGCTGTGGCGGCCCTCTTCGATGTGGATCGCCCGGCGCTCGGGCTGACCGTGATCGCGACCTACACGGTGTTGCTCCTCTGGGAAGCGGGAGCGCGCGGGAGCCGGCGAGCCAGCAGATCCGGCAAAGCGTGGAAGGCCGGGACGGCGAGCGGAAGGAGTGATCGATCGCATGGGTGATGTGATGATTCTGGCGATCGACTGTGACCTCGAGGCCGAGGTCATATGCGCGCCCACCGATGTGAACAGCCTCTTCGAGTTCACCACGCCGCTGTTCTCGATAGGCGGGTTCCATTTCACCCGAACCGTCTTCCTGATCTTCGCCGCCATGGCCATCGTCCTGGGGCTCCTCTACTTCGGCCTGCGCCGCGGGCAGCTGGTCCCCTCCAAGTACGAGCTGGCGATAGAGAGCCTGGTGGGCTTCGTCCGGGACGACATCGCCAAGGGCGTGATCGGACCGGTGCACGGGATGCGCTACTTCCCCTACCTCCTGGCGGTCTTCTTCTTCCTGCTGGTGGGGAACCTCTTCAAGGTCACTCCGTTGGTGAACTTCCCGATCAGCTCGCGGATGGCCCTCTCCGGCTTCCTGGCCATCCTCACCTGGGTGATCTTCGTGTTCGTGGGCTTCGCCAAGAACGGCTTCAAGCACTACTTCTTCGACGCCATCTGGCCGAAGTCGGTCCCCCTCGCTATGCGCTGGCTGGTCGGGCTCATCGAGGTGGTCTCGACCTTCGTGCTCCGTCCCGTCACCCTGGCCGTGCGGCTGTTCGCCAACATGGTGGCCGGGCACCTCATGCTGACCCTGCTGCTCGTGTCCGGCGTCCTGTTCGTGGCCGGCGTGGGTGACATCGGCCTCAAGGCGGGCATCGGGGTCATCTGGTTCGCCTTCGGGCTGGCCATCTGGATCTTCGAGTTTGTGGTGGCGGTGCTTCAGGCCTACATCTTCACCCTGCTCTCCGCGGTCTACATCCAGACCTCGCTGGAGCCGGCCCACTGACGGTTAGCGAGCCGGACACGGGCGCAAGGGCCTAACGACAAAGTGACGAAATAGACAACCAGAAAGGGAGAACCAAGGATGGACGCAGTTCTTGCGCTAGGGCAGGGAGCGCTCACGCTGGCCCAAGCCGGCCTCACCGGCAACATCAGCGGGAGCCTCAACCTGGTCGGCTACGGCCTGGCGGCCATTGGTCCCGGCATCGGTATCGGCATCGTGGTCGGTAACGCCATCACCGCGATGGTCCGGCAGCCGGAGATGGAGGGAACGGTCCGCACGACCATGTTCTTGGGCATCGCCTTCACCGAGGCGCTGGCCCTGATCGGCTTCGTGTTGTTCTTCATCGGCTGATGGCACCCTCGAACAGGCGATATATGGCGGCAGCGCCCCTGGTGGTGGCTGCCGAAGAGTCGGGAAGCAGCGGGATCGACTTGCTGCGGCCCGAGATCTCGGAGCTGATCGCGGGTGTCATTGCCT
It encodes:
- a CDS encoding DUF2283 domain-containing protein encodes the protein MQVRYDSEADAIFLRLRPAHGGEAGGRRLDDTRIAHLDHSGRVFAYEFLFVSRGVSLEGIGSDDVALIRETLRPVSRLAVA
- a CDS encoding AtpZ/AtpI family protein; translation: MTSAVADGWVAGGSFFGSIMAGTLLGWLADRWLDTEPWLIVAGIVLGSVNGFYRLWMVVRIPTGKQPVAGR
- the atpB gene encoding F0F1 ATP synthase subunit A is translated as MGDVMILAIDCDLEAEVICAPTDVNSLFEFTTPLFSIGGFHFTRTVFLIFAAMAIVLGLLYFGLRRGQLVPSKYELAIESLVGFVRDDIAKGVIGPVHGMRYFPYLLAVFFFLLVGNLFKVTPLVNFPISSRMALSGFLAILTWVIFVFVGFAKNGFKHYFFDAIWPKSVPLAMRWLVGLIEVVSTFVLRPVTLAVRLFANMVAGHLMLTLLLVSGVLFVAGVGDIGLKAGIGVIWFAFGLAIWIFEFVVAVLQAYIFTLLSAVYIQTSLEPAH
- the atpE gene encoding ATP synthase F0 subunit C, translated to MDAVLALGQGALTLAQAGLTGNISGSLNLVGYGLAAIGPGIGIGIVVGNAITAMVRQPEMEGTVRTTMFLGIAFTEALALIGFVLFFIG